One window of the Rhipicephalus sanguineus isolate Rsan-2018 chromosome 2, BIME_Rsan_1.4, whole genome shotgun sequence genome contains the following:
- the LOC119383959 gene encoding LOW QUALITY PROTEIN: succinate dehydrogenase assembly factor 2-A, mitochondrial-like (The sequence of the model RefSeq protein was modified relative to this genomic sequence to represent the inferred CDS: deleted 1 base in 1 codon): MLLRTVYFRLRPSTIRRLWQPMSTHSDGCIRRANEDIETQRARLLYQSRKRGMLENDLILSTFAAKHLASFSAEQLQQYDRLINLPSNDWDIYYWATGAKDTPTEFENEVMSLLRQHVRNDEREQRFKQPDIS, from the exons ATGTTACTGCGTACTGTTTACTTTCGCTTGCGGCCCTCGACAATC CGGCGCCTATGGCAACCGATGAGCACACACTCGGACGGGTGCATCCGGAGGGCGAACGAAGACATCGAGACTCAACGGGCACGATTGCTCTACCAGAGTCGCAAGCGTGGCATGCTCGAGAATGACCTGATCCTCAG CACATTTGCAGCCAAGCACCTGGCCTCGTTCAGCGCCGAGCAGCTTCAGCAGTATGACAGGCTCATCAATCTGCCTTCAAACGACTGGGACATCTACTACTGGGCAACAG gagCCAAGGATACTCCGACAGAATTTGAGAACGAAGTCATGTCACTGCTGCGACAGCACGTGCGCAATGAC GAGCGTGAGCAGCGATTCAAGCAGCCTGACATCTCGTAG